A section of the Methanocaldococcus sp. FS406-22 genome encodes:
- the cobI gene encoding precorrin-2 C(20)-methyltransferase, producing the protein MNKLVKKVYGVGVGVGDKKLLTLKALEVLKKVDKIFVPISKEGKKSIAYEIIKDYVNDKEVEELLFPMIKDKEKLKKYWETALEKVLKEDGEVAIITIGDPTLYSTFSYVWKLLKENGVEVEIINGISSIFASAAALNVPLVEGDEKLCILPQGKDLEKYIDEFDTIIIMKTKNLKEKLVTIRDRDDYIIGLVKRATFEDEKIAIGKLNEIDFDEFNDYLSLAIIKRVKK; encoded by the coding sequence GTGAATAAATTGGTAAAAAAGGTTTATGGTGTTGGTGTAGGAGTTGGAGATAAAAAGCTATTAACCTTAAAGGCATTAGAAGTTTTAAAAAAAGTAGATAAAATCTTTGTCCCGATATCCAAAGAAGGGAAGAAATCCATTGCCTACGAGATTATAAAGGATTATGTTAATGATAAGGAAGTAGAGGAGCTTTTATTCCCAATGATTAAAGATAAAGAGAAGTTAAAAAAATACTGGGAAACTGCCTTAGAAAAAGTTTTGAAAGAAGATGGAGAAGTTGCTATAATAACCATTGGGGACCCAACGTTGTATAGCACATTCTCCTATGTTTGGAAGCTTTTAAAAGAGAATGGAGTTGAGGTAGAAATAATCAATGGCATTTCATCAATATTTGCCTCTGCAGCTGCTTTAAACGTGCCATTAGTTGAGGGAGATGAAAAGCTCTGCATTCTTCCTCAAGGAAAGGATTTAGAGAAATACATTGATGAATTTGATACCATAATTATAATGAAGACAAAGAATTTAAAGGAGAAGTTAGTAACTATTAGGGACAGAGATGATTATATAATTGGTTTAGTAAAGAGAGCCACTTTTGAAGATGAAAAGATAGCTATTGGTAAATTAAATGAGATAGATTTTGATGAATTTAATGATTATCTCTCATTAGCTATAATAAAGAGGGTTAAGAAATGA
- a CDS encoding M48 family metallopeptidase has translation MENAILGLSLFILFPIIGCLIILLYLKRILKEKPKSLREKINRNKKFGIVYLIYVLICAVLLIISFIFYNLSELLAYLLNISEFVSICLIIVWFIIVAFIPMILAILYIIKQYTEIETKKLLMFAGILIGVFTLPLIIGYLTYFYVCDKILEFFGNYLSKIPIPINIAFWLIVAAIVFYSAEKLIDIIILKPKYVENYEIVEMVDELIKKLNTKPFKEIKVENSPIANAEVSGLFNEKLTITIKLIKILSKEELKSIIAHEIAHKKKQHIKIGLFEWFVIGIIVFSGLSYSLKFFNKLFGNIGFIWIGLFMCAYFLDIVIDRHLSKKKEIEADIIASKITNPKTFIKALAKIHYANHMPEDGIFNLISTHPSLMKRIKYIQKEFNIPDEEVEKIMDEAYEEIEKLQKGE, from the coding sequence ATGGAAAATGCAATATTAGGGCTAAGCTTATTTATTTTATTCCCAATAATTGGATGTTTGATAATATTGCTGTATCTAAAAAGAATCCTTAAAGAAAAACCAAAATCATTAAGGGAAAAAATCAATAGAAACAAAAAATTTGGGATTGTTTATTTGATATATGTTTTAATATGTGCAGTTTTACTTATAATATCATTTATATTTTACAATTTGTCAGAACTATTAGCATATCTGCTTAATATCTCTGAATTTGTTTCTATATGCTTAATAATTGTGTGGTTTATTATTGTAGCATTCATCCCAATGATTTTAGCTATTCTATATATTATAAAACAATACACAGAGATTGAAACAAAAAAACTGTTAATGTTTGCTGGAATACTAATTGGAGTTTTTACTCTACCACTAATCATTGGATACCTTACGTATTTCTATGTATGTGATAAAATCTTAGAATTCTTTGGAAACTATCTATCTAAAATTCCAATACCAATAAACATAGCATTTTGGTTAATTGTAGCAGCTATTGTTTTTTATTCTGCTGAAAAACTTATAGATATTATTATATTAAAACCAAAGTATGTTGAAAATTATGAGATTGTTGAGATGGTTGATGAATTAATCAAAAAACTCAATACAAAGCCATTTAAAGAAATTAAAGTAGAAAACAGTCCTATAGCAAACGCAGAGGTTTCTGGATTGTTTAATGAAAAACTAACCATTACCATAAAATTGATAAAAATACTATCAAAAGAGGAGTTAAAATCAATAATTGCCCATGAAATAGCCCATAAAAAGAAACAACATATAAAAATAGGACTTTTTGAATGGTTTGTTATTGGTATTATTGTATTTAGTGGATTATCTTACTCTCTCAAATTTTTTAATAAGTTGTTTGGAAACATTGGATTTATTTGGATTGGACTATTTATGTGTGCTTATTTTTTAGATATAGTTATTGATAGGCATCTATCAAAGAAAAAAGAGATAGAGGCAGATATAATTGCCTCAAAAATCACAAATCCAAAGACATTTATTAAAGCTTTAGCAAAAATTCATTATGCAAATCATATGCCTGAAGATGGGATTTTTAACTTAATCTCAACTCATCCCTCACTAATGAAAAGAATAAAATACATCCAAAAGGAGTTTAATATTCCAGATGAAGAAGTGGAGAAAATTATGGATGAAGCTTATGAAGAAATAGAAAAACTACAAAAAGGTGAATAA
- a CDS encoding CopG family ribbon-helix-helix protein, protein MVNVERISISFPKFLLKEIDEVVKRKGYSSRSELIRDAVRKYVLESNPLDKNETVSGIIIVVYNPTKESLERMSKLYFEYNKVIKSLNQAYVTTSCGKNAKVEIFVVEGNSKDVSKFYDEISKIDGKIYDKAIVF, encoded by the coding sequence ATGGTTAATGTTGAAAGAATCAGCATATCGTTTCCAAAATTTCTCTTAAAAGAGATTGATGAAGTTGTTAAAAGAAAGGGATATTCAAGTAGGAGTGAGCTAATAAGGGATGCCGTGAGAAAGTATGTGTTGGAGAGTAATCCATTGGATAAAAATGAAACTGTTAGTGGAATCATAATTGTTGTTTATAACCCAACAAAAGAATCATTAGAAAGGATGAGTAAGCTATATTTTGAATACAATAAAGTTATAAAATCTTTGAATCAAGCTTATGTAACAACATCTTGCGGAAAGAATGCAAAAGTAGAGATTTTTGTTGTTGAGGGTAACTCTAAGGATGTATCAAAGTTCTATGATGAAATTTCAAAGATTGATGGTAAGATTTACGATAAGGCCATTGTTTTCTAA
- a CDS encoding M48 family metalloprotease codes for MKKVLYFLLAILFVISYNFGINVSVDIDNYGWIKISCEKNISEDIKNLSYLDIYKFKKDNIYKFNLKVPLDKEHNQLTYNLSPIGNFKLNKVESSGFLKIDSYNVKNGVIKVKYSYNYFSIALMIFGLLAIIGGIAYYTKYLNKLFKNNATSIYEKSKIMKKYIISMTLYSLYIVGIFISLMILCDSPSFISYILNIDIEMSLIIYIIPMFVAVFLPPILSAKNMVKCFSTKNKDELEKELKKSPLTMSILFILMFAPVIIIFLMIISDIPELIISPFKNEFYKLPTPLRVAFWITFYYFIGIAFSKITKPILKILKISKPIRDEEELNKVKEIVDEISKKLKVKPFKKIEIFNSDVANALVEGLFREKLVLTSKLLKILSEEELKAVIAHELAHKKRTHIKIGFVGFIIIGAVIYSIAIYLLNSINFEGLTIFMGIFLFAYTLDYLICRYISRKIEKDADLLATKVVEPKTYIKALSKIHFASYMPKEGVLNILMTHPSLKDRVKYIQKEFNIPDEEVEKIMDEAYEEVEELQKR; via the coding sequence ATGAAGAAAGTTCTATACTTTTTATTAGCTATATTGTTTGTGATTAGTTATAATTTTGGGATTAATGTTAGTGTAGATATTGATAATTACGGATGGATAAAAATCAGTTGTGAGAAGAATATTTCTGAAGATATAAAGAACTTAAGTTACTTAGATATTTATAAGTTTAAAAAAGATAATATCTACAAATTCAACCTAAAAGTGCCATTAGACAAAGAGCACAATCAACTAACTTACAACCTATCACCAATTGGAAATTTTAAACTAAATAAAGTTGAATCGTCTGGTTTTTTAAAAATAGATAGTTATAATGTAAAAAATGGAGTTATTAAGGTTAAATATTCCTACAATTACTTTTCAATAGCCCTTATGATATTTGGACTCTTAGCAATAATAGGAGGAATTGCCTATTATACCAAATATTTAAATAAATTGTTTAAAAATAATGCTACCTCAATATATGAAAAATCAAAGATTATGAAAAAATACATCATCTCAATGACGTTATATTCATTGTATATCGTTGGAATCTTTATATCTCTAATGATATTATGTGATAGCCCTTCATTCATCTCCTACATCCTAAACATTGACATAGAAATGTCCCTAATAATCTATATAATCCCCATGTTTGTTGCAGTATTTTTGCCACCAATATTATCGGCAAAAAACATGGTTAAATGTTTCTCTACAAAAAATAAAGATGAATTAGAAAAAGAATTGAAAAAATCTCCACTAACAATGAGCATTCTCTTTATATTAATGTTTGCTCCAGTGATTATAATATTCCTAATGATTATATCCGATATTCCAGAGTTAATAATAAGCCCATTTAAAAATGAATTTTATAAACTTCCAACGCCCCTAAGAGTTGCATTTTGGATAACATTCTATTACTTTATTGGAATAGCATTTTCTAAGATAACAAAGCCAATATTAAAAATATTAAAAATCTCAAAGCCTATAAGAGATGAAGAAGAATTAAATAAAGTTAAAGAGATTGTTGATGAAATATCTAAAAAATTGAAAGTCAAACCATTCAAAAAGATAGAAATCTTCAATAGTGATGTAGCAAATGCATTAGTTGAGGGATTATTTAGGGAGAAGTTAGTTTTAACCTCAAAATTATTAAAGATATTGTCAGAGGAGGAGTTGAAAGCAGTTATTGCCCACGAATTAGCACATAAAAAAAGAACTCATATAAAAATTGGATTTGTTGGATTCATAATCATTGGAGCAGTTATCTACTCAATAGCAATCTATCTATTGAACAGTATTAACTTTGAAGGCTTAACAATATTTATGGGAATATTTTTGTTTGCATATACTTTAGATTATCTTATCTGCAGATACATCTCTCGAAAAATCGAAAAAGATGCTGATTTATTGGCTACAAAGGTAGTTGAACCAAAAACATATATTAAGGCATTATCCAAAATACACTTTGCTTCATACATGCCAAAAGAAGGAGTTTTAAACATTCTTATGACTCATCCCTCTTTAAAAGATAGAGTAAAATACATTCAAAAAGAGTTTAATATTCCAGATGAAGAAGTGGAGAAAATTATGGATGAAGCTTATGAAGAGGTTGAAGAACTACAGAAAAGGTAA
- a CDS encoding CGGC domain-containing protein, producing MTKIVILRCDSAAKTCPGVGCIAAALNKKDTFKDYENVELLAVITCGGCPGRLGLSQIKQLIEKNGAEVVHFATCMTAFKPKCRYAEEMKEEIEKMGAKVVMGSHF from the coding sequence ATGACAAAGATAGTAATTTTAAGATGTGATAGTGCAGCAAAAACTTGTCCAGGAGTTGGATGTATAGCCGCGGCATTAAACAAAAAAGATACCTTCAAAGATTATGAGAACGTTGAATTGTTGGCAGTAATAACATGTGGAGGATGTCCGGGAAGATTGGGATTAAGCCAAATAAAACAGTTAATAGAGAAAAATGGTGCAGAGGTCGTTCATTTTGCAACATGCATGACTGCATTTAAACCAAAGTGCAGATATGCTGAAGAAATGAAGGAAGAGATTGAAAAGATGGGGGCAAAGGTTGTTATGGGTTCTCACTTCTAA
- a CDS encoding coenzyme F420-0:L-glutamate ligase has product MIKEKRKVEVIGLELPIFKGNEKINLSEIIAQYPIEDGDIIVIAETLISKLEGNVIDRDKIIPSKEAIELAKKTGKDPKVVQVILDEAKEIVKVGKNFIITETKHGFVCANSGVDESNVYKGIKILPKNPDESAERIRREIEKLTGKRVGVIISDSVGRPFRKGAVGIAIGVSGIIALWDRKGEKDLFGRELKTTEVAIADELASMANVVMGEANEGIPVVIIRGVNVPFGDGKGKDLIRPKEEDVFRQ; this is encoded by the coding sequence ATGATTAAAGAAAAAAGAAAAGTAGAGGTTATTGGCTTAGAACTCCCAATTTTTAAAGGAAATGAAAAGATAAACCTATCTGAAATAATAGCCCAATATCCAATTGAAGATGGAGATATTATTGTGATAGCTGAAACTCTAATATCAAAATTAGAGGGAAATGTTATAGATAGAGATAAAATAATCCCCTCAAAGGAGGCAATTGAATTAGCCAAAAAAACTGGAAAAGACCCAAAGGTTGTGCAAGTTATATTAGATGAGGCAAAAGAAATAGTCAAAGTTGGAAAAAACTTCATTATAACAGAAACAAAACATGGTTTTGTGTGTGCCAACAGTGGAGTGGATGAAAGCAACGTATATAAGGGCATAAAAATTCTGCCAAAAAATCCAGATGAAAGTGCTGAAAGAATAAGGAGAGAGATTGAAAAGCTAACTGGAAAGAGAGTGGGAGTTATAATATCAGATAGCGTTGGAAGGCCTTTTAGGAAAGGAGCTGTTGGAATAGCAATTGGAGTTAGTGGAATTATAGCTTTATGGGATAGAAAGGGGGAGAAAGATTTATTTGGAAGAGAACTAAAGACAACAGAAGTTGCTATTGCTGATGAGTTGGCAAGTATGGCAAATGTTGTTATGGGAGAAGCTAATGAGGGCATCCCAGTTGTGATAATTAGAGGGGTTAATGTGCCTTTTGGTGATGGGAAAGGAAAGGATTTAATTAGACCTAAGGAAGAAGATGTATTTAGGCAGTAA
- a CDS encoding NarK/NasA family nitrate transporter, with amino-acid sequence MAELKQKKKVGIIEALKSGDIKTLIASLLYFDTGFMVWLLFGPALGLFIAQELGLSPAEKGFMVAVPILAAALFRIPFGYMYQAINGKYVAMMGIILSALPILFVNLFPINYTTLLILGAFLGIGGASFAIALPMAGSNYPKKYQGLVLGLAAAGNLGAMMDGLIFPPIAETYGWRTAALVALVFLAISFVLCWAWIKDSSPKRPELRNHAIFNFIVTFVSFIVVTLMLYSGILGISGKFGLLLLPVIVGAISIMLLSKDYRNALKKRDPWVFMLFYAITFGGFVGMSGSVAFILNGQYGFDPVTCGMLMSLLSFSGAIIRPVGGWIADKIGGVKVLLAVFAAIATFDYLLGFTIPPAIIGIPLLWGLFLSFGIGNGAVFQLVPLRWPRATGMATGLIGAAGGVGGFYLSSTMGLAKEFTGSYGPGYLIFGTIALIALGVLWMLKHEYMQWGYVGHEEDDRPISQVATSEIPVLQFKKQNP; translated from the coding sequence ATGGCAGAGTTAAAACAAAAAAAGAAAGTTGGAATCATTGAAGCACTGAAAAGTGGAGACATAAAGACATTAATTGCCTCATTGTTATACTTTGACACTGGTTTCATGGTTTGGTTATTATTTGGTCCTGCTTTAGGGTTGTTTATAGCTCAAGAGCTTGGTTTATCACCAGCAGAGAAGGGATTCATGGTTGCAGTTCCTATATTAGCTGCTGCATTGTTTAGAATTCCATTTGGTTACATGTATCAGGCAATAAATGGAAAATACGTTGCAATGATGGGAATTATATTATCTGCACTACCAATCTTGTTTGTAAATCTGTTTCCAATAAACTATACAACCCTTCTTATCCTTGGGGCATTTTTAGGTATTGGAGGGGCAAGCTTTGCTATTGCTCTACCAATGGCAGGGAGTAACTACCCAAAGAAATATCAAGGGCTTGTTTTGGGATTAGCAGCAGCAGGTAACTTAGGGGCAATGATGGATGGTTTAATCTTCCCACCAATTGCAGAGACCTATGGATGGAGAACTGCTGCTTTAGTAGCATTGGTATTCTTGGCAATTTCATTTGTGCTGTGTTGGGCATGGATTAAGGATAGCTCACCAAAGAGACCAGAGTTAAGAAATCATGCAATATTCAACTTTATTGTAACATTTGTCTCATTTATAGTTGTTACTTTGATGTTGTACAGTGGAATTCTTGGAATTAGTGGTAAATTTGGATTGTTGTTACTGCCAGTAATTGTTGGGGCAATATCTATCATGCTATTATCAAAAGATTACAGAAATGCCCTCAAAAAGAGAGACCCTTGGGTGTTCATGCTATTCTATGCAATAACCTTTGGAGGATTCGTAGGAATGTCAGGTTCAGTTGCATTCATATTAAATGGGCAGTATGGCTTTGACCCAGTTACTTGTGGTATGTTGATGTCTCTCCTATCATTTAGCGGAGCAATTATAAGACCTGTTGGTGGATGGATTGCAGATAAAATTGGAGGAGTTAAGGTTTTATTGGCAGTATTTGCGGCAATTGCAACATTTGATTACTTACTTGGATTTACAATACCTCCCGCAATAATTGGAATTCCTTTACTTTGGGGATTGTTCTTATCATTTGGAATTGGTAATGGGGCTGTATTCCAGTTAGTTCCATTGAGATGGCCAAGAGCTACAGGAATGGCTACTGGTTTAATTGGTGCAGCTGGAGGAGTTGGAGGATTTTACCTCTCTTCAACAATGGGATTGGCAAAAGAGTTTACCGGTTCTTACGGTCCTGGATACTTAATATTTGGAACAATTGCATTAATTGCCTTAGGTGTCTTGTGGATGTTGAAACATGAATACATGCAATGGGGATATGTTGGGCATGAGGAGGATGATAGACCAATCTCACAGGTTGCAACAAGTGAAATTCCAGTTCTTCAGTTTAAAAAACAAAACCCTTAA
- a CDS encoding molybdopterin oxidoreductase family protein: MNKKIIKTQCPFCGTGCGLEVIIDENGNIKVRGDKEHPATKGSVCIKAVHLPKALDVGRVDKVLYRESKKEDFKEIDWDLAYKILKEKLESLSPDEVYFYLSGQLLTEDIYVINKFAKGFIGTNNVDSNSRLCVATAVAAYKLAFGSDGIPGCYDDIDDADCFIFIGSNVAWAHPGLFSRILKRKKEDDVTIVTIDPNCTETAKKSDKWIPIKAGTDVVFLNSVLYVLYENNWIDWEFIKNYTEGFEEAIEEAKKYPPKVAAEICEVDEKDIYYIAELFAKKKKLISFWTMGVNQSTNGTMKALAIINLHLATGRLNDRGCPFSLTGQSNAMGGREVGYLSNGLPGYRDVRNKEDREFIEDFWGIERGKIKDKPGCSITEAIDKILEGEIKFLWIVCTNPAVSMPNLNKFKKALEKDDVFVVVQDAYYTDTMQFANLILPATHWGEEEGVMTGGDRTVTLCRKFREPPKNAKFEWQIFVELAQRMGGEKLFPYKNSREIFDEYKKATKGRLCDISDFEYEDLPKRWGGKHLYKDLKFPTPSGKAIFNPAKYKEPEDVKKEGDFILITGRVRKQWHTMTRTGKVKELLKGEETPYVLMNPEDAKELGINEGDIVTIESERGKIRRVVKFGEIKRRHLFTPFGYGLEFCDSPANLVTTDAIDPFSKEPELKFSKVKVVKG; the protein is encoded by the coding sequence ATGAATAAAAAAATAATAAAAACACAGTGTCCATTTTGTGGGACTGGTTGCGGTTTAGAGGTTATTATAGATGAGAATGGCAACATAAAAGTGAGAGGAGATAAAGAGCATCCAGCAACAAAGGGAAGTGTTTGTATAAAGGCAGTTCATCTTCCAAAGGCCTTGGATGTTGGGAGAGTGGATAAAGTTCTTTACAGAGAGTCAAAGAAAGAAGATTTTAAAGAAATTGATTGGGATTTAGCCTATAAAATATTAAAAGAAAAGTTGGAAAGCTTATCTCCAGATGAAGTGTATTTCTACCTATCAGGACAGTTATTAACAGAGGATATCTATGTTATAAACAAATTTGCAAAGGGATTTATTGGAACAAACAACGTTGATTCAAATTCAAGATTATGTGTTGCTACTGCAGTTGCTGCCTACAAGCTTGCATTTGGTTCTGATGGAATTCCGGGATGCTATGATGACATAGATGATGCTGATTGCTTTATATTCATAGGTTCAAATGTTGCATGGGCTCATCCTGGGTTATTTAGCAGAATTTTAAAGAGAAAAAAGGAAGATGATGTAACAATTGTAACCATAGACCCAAATTGCACAGAAACAGCTAAAAAAAGTGATAAATGGATTCCTATAAAGGCTGGGACTGATGTGGTTTTCTTAAATAGTGTGTTGTATGTGCTTTATGAAAACAACTGGATAGATTGGGAGTTTATAAAAAACTACACTGAAGGGTTTGAAGAGGCCATCGAGGAGGCAAAAAAATATCCACCAAAAGTAGCAGCAGAAATTTGTGAAGTAGATGAGAAAGATATCTATTATATTGCTGAACTCTTTGCTAAAAAGAAAAAACTCATTAGCTTTTGGACTATGGGGGTTAATCAATCAACAAATGGGACTATGAAGGCACTTGCAATAATAAACCTTCATCTTGCAACTGGGAGATTGAACGATAGAGGATGTCCATTCTCATTAACTGGGCAGTCAAATGCAATGGGTGGGAGAGAGGTTGGCTATCTATCAAATGGACTTCCTGGCTATAGAGATGTTAGAAATAAAGAAGATAGGGAGTTTATTGAAGATTTCTGGGGGATTGAGAGGGGTAAAATAAAGGATAAACCAGGATGTAGTATAACAGAGGCAATAGATAAGATATTAGAGGGAGAAATTAAATTCCTTTGGATTGTTTGCACAAATCCTGCAGTATCAATGCCAAATTTAAATAAATTCAAAAAGGCCTTGGAAAAAGATGATGTCTTTGTTGTAGTTCAAGATGCATATTACACAGACACCATGCAATTTGCAAACCTTATATTGCCAGCAACACACTGGGGAGAGGAAGAAGGAGTTATGACTGGTGGAGATAGGACAGTAACACTCTGCAGAAAGTTTAGAGAACCACCAAAAAATGCCAAATTTGAATGGCAGATATTTGTTGAGTTAGCTCAAAGAATGGGTGGAGAAAAGCTCTTTCCATACAAAAACTCAAGAGAAATATTTGATGAGTATAAGAAGGCCACTAAAGGGAGGTTGTGTGATATTTCTGACTTTGAATATGAAGATTTACCAAAAAGATGGGGAGGGAAGCATTTATACAAGGACTTAAAATTCCCAACACCCTCTGGAAAGGCAATATTTAACCCTGCAAAATACAAAGAGCCAGAAGATGTTAAGAAAGAGGGGGATTTCATTCTGATAACTGGAAGGGTTAGAAAGCAGTGGCACACAATGACAAGAACCGGAAAGGTTAAAGAACTGCTAAAAGGGGAAGAAACTCCCTATGTCCTCATGAATCCTGAAGATGCCAAGGAATTAGGAATTAATGAGGGAGATATAGTAACAATAGAATCTGAAAGGGGAAAAATTAGAAGAGTTGTGAAATTTGGAGAAATAAAAAGAAGACATCTATTTACACCATTTGGCTATGGTTTGGAGTTTTGTGATTCTCCAGCAAATCTTGTTACAACAGATGCCATAGATCCATTCTCAAAAGAGCCAGAACTTAAGTTTTCAAAGGTTAAAGTTGTGAAGGGGTGA
- the fsr gene encoding coenzyme F420-dependent sulfite reductase: MMEWKLNEVIVETNQCAKCSTCAIVCPNNLVKFDNKPYIEEECLRKGNGMCFEVCPRVSSGKYQIKLRENFKEKYYYARSDIEGQDGGVVTAFLKYLLESGKIDGAIVVGKDEFWKPVSMIVLSEKDILKGSKSKYTVSTLDALRKAGEMGLEKVAVVGLPCQINGLRKLQYFPYHAKHDPELGRDGKPVKLPKIEYLIGLFCMEKFEYNSLKEVLSKYGIDIKDVEKFDIKKGNLLVYVNGEKKEIDLKEIEICSGCKMCRDFDAELADVSIGSVGSPDGYSTIIIRTKKGEEIKNAVELKEGVDIEAIDKLRKKKLKRFKEEVERRRKNNEPVSFYWTADYGGIGKRADGTYFIRIRAKPGGWYTVEEIKEILDIAEKYNAKIKITDRAGYELHGISGFDVEDIVLRLREKGLITGSEGPLVRATLACPGAGNCSSGLINTTELAKIIEDKFKERPAPYKFKIAISGCPNGCVRPQVHDIGIAGVKFPAVNEEKCNGCGRCAEVCKVEAIDVRGEISYTNYNVCVGCGKCIKECPNDAREVKEEGFLVYVGGKTGREVVEGIKVGIMSAEEVVEFIDKVLTVYEKYALKPLRERLPHVMERVGHYKFIEEVKSLMKNKNT, encoded by the coding sequence ATGATGGAGTGGAAACTAAATGAGGTTATAGTTGAAACAAATCAGTGTGCTAAATGTTCAACTTGTGCAATTGTATGTCCAAACAACTTGGTAAAGTTTGATAATAAGCCATACATTGAGGAAGAATGCTTAAGAAAAGGTAATGGGATGTGTTTTGAGGTCTGTCCAAGGGTCTCTTCTGGGAAGTATCAGATAAAATTGAGGGAGAATTTTAAGGAGAAATATTATTATGCAAGGAGTGATATTGAAGGGCAAGATGGAGGAGTTGTTACTGCATTCTTAAAATACCTCTTAGAGAGTGGGAAGATTGATGGGGCGATAGTTGTTGGAAAAGATGAGTTTTGGAAGCCTGTCTCAATGATTGTTTTGAGTGAGAAGGATATTTTAAAGGGGAGTAAGTCAAAATATACCGTCTCAACCTTAGATGCTTTAAGAAAGGCTGGAGAGATGGGATTAGAAAAAGTGGCTGTTGTTGGTTTGCCTTGCCAGATTAATGGTTTAAGAAAACTGCAGTATTTCCCATATCATGCTAAACATGACCCTGAATTAGGTAGAGATGGAAAACCAGTCAAATTGCCAAAGATAGAATATCTAATTGGATTATTCTGTATGGAGAAGTTCGAATACAACAGTTTAAAAGAAGTCCTATCAAAGTATGGCATAGATATTAAAGATGTTGAAAAATTCGATATTAAGAAAGGGAACCTCCTCGTGTATGTAAATGGGGAGAAGAAAGAGATTGATTTGAAGGAAATTGAAATCTGCTCTGGTTGTAAGATGTGCAGGGACTTCGATGCTGAACTTGCAGACGTCTCAATTGGAAGTGTCGGAAGTCCAGATGGATATTCAACGATTATAATAAGAACTAAAAAAGGAGAAGAAATCAAAAATGCTGTCGAATTAAAAGAAGGTGTTGACATTGAGGCTATTGATAAATTGAGAAAGAAAAAGCTAAAAAGATTTAAAGAAGAAGTTGAAAGAAGAAGAAAAAATAACGAACCAGTATCATTCTACTGGACTGCTGATTATGGAGGGATTGGAAAGAGAGCAGATGGAACATACTTCATAAGAATCAGGGCAAAACCAGGAGGATGGTACACTGTTGAAGAAATAAAAGAAATCTTAGATATTGCAGAAAAATACAATGCTAAGATAAAAATAACTGATAGGGCTGGTTATGAACTTCATGGCATTAGTGGATTTGATGTGGAAGACATTGTTTTAAGGTTGAGAGAAAAAGGACTCATAACAGGTTCAGAGGGGCCGTTAGTTAGGGCAACATTGGCATGTCCTGGAGCTGGAAACTGTAGCAGTGGTTTAATAAACACAACGGAACTTGCCAAAATCATTGAAGATAAGTTTAAAGAAAGGCCAGCTCCATATAAGTTTAAGATTGCAATTAGCGGATGTCCAAATGGATGTGTTAGGCCACAAGTGCATGATATTGGAATAGCAGGGGTTAAATTCCCAGCTGTCAATGAAGAAAAATGTAATGGCTGTGGAAGATGTGCTGAGGTTTGTAAGGTTGAGGCAATTGATGTTAGGGGAGAAATCTCTTACACCAACTACAACGTATGTGTTGGTTGCGGTAAGTGTATAAAAGAGTGTCCAAATGATGCAAGAGAGGTTAAAGAAGAAGGATTTTTAGTTTATGTTGGTGGAAAGACAGGAAGAGAAGTTGTTGAAGGAATTAAAGTTGGGATAATGAGTGCTGAAGAAGTAGTTGAGTTCATTGATAAGGTCTTAACTGTTTATGAAAAATATGCACTAAAGCCTTTAAGGGAGAGATTACCACATGTAATGGAAAGAGTTGGGCATTATAAGTTTATAGAAGAAGTTAAATCACTTATGAAAAATAAAAATACCTAA